One Fuerstiella marisgermanici DNA window includes the following coding sequences:
- a CDS encoding M56 family metallopeptidase — MSGSLWMFGDQVLGWALNVTLQVGLVAAFAILLAATLKRSPVVRYWVLYLALLLVILCPAFTAAIQSSGISIISVDMVGRTSPSGDVVANALAAADSEPDFGSKQSSLELAVSIADASIVMPEFEVAEDKPQNIPVSESEIDESTIPEPMAAVAASSESASTSTTSLERTLRAIGLPILAIWTLVAALLLVRLFLQWHRLSLLLKSATPNTDATFAGAFRAAWAALGMDHNRRMPQLVFSPAVSGPIAAGVCSPRIVLPESFARQVNSDQLRDILIHEVAHVVRGDQVGVLLQNFVGAVFWIHPLVRLLNRQLAQAREEVCDNYVLTATDAPSYSRTLLTLAQLLDLPRSLPGTVGLFTSRWKLEQRVAGLLDQQRSRVTRISKTALSLITAAAIVLGVTASLGTISIAASFPDDDAVADAEQPQTSKTADERKSSATGTDKDEHSLTVSGSVTDESGMPVAGAVVAAIGLKFLHGKSPTTDVPAEELTDAAGKFHLSIRGATSKTHRFSSVVAVADQKAMAFEPLNLDQGKVTLNLQMQPEELIRVKLIDIEGQPAANLPIELTAIMSSLHGGTGLRDVVLKNRKGFGKLRTDENGLLTVEGIAAKHGVILKVVGNDKFAPQELALNTGVPEERGERDATYRSLVKNMKPGEVGTLALSPARFFEGTILLGDSGKPAVSTKVSVASSQQTSGGSMASVQGTTDEHGRFRINAKPGVRFRITAYPPEGSAFQIRTLDDLKWDSGESSKNIEIKLAEGQVAHGAVVNAVTKKPLSGAFVQYIPDELHNKNSTSGVVTGWQGIVQTTADGTFRISVFPGPGTLLVHAPNGSSYVLREMGSSELNGRKGGYRHYAHAFHSIDPVAGQTFGAVTIPLMPGKAVVPRIVDDSGIPVDEPIVVSRLKVAPTSPYWRAFGRSLGRDLEIPGLEDGKQYAAYFLDPKRRLGATAQLSTDNLNPTVTLIPCGSAKATLVDQNGQPIADNGGYGLQFVARSGPSRFDVPAMRRGELVADEDFAANVDRLNHGDLKTDKNGEIVYPALIPGATYRFNSRIDGKWQIVKQFKPESGKTYDMGRIEIPVDEE; from the coding sequence ATGAGTGGTTCCCTATGGATGTTCGGAGACCAGGTTCTGGGCTGGGCTCTGAACGTCACGCTTCAAGTGGGTTTGGTTGCCGCTTTCGCGATCTTGCTGGCCGCAACACTGAAACGTTCCCCCGTCGTTCGGTATTGGGTGCTGTATTTGGCGTTGCTGCTTGTCATTCTGTGTCCGGCGTTTACGGCCGCCATACAGTCGTCAGGAATAAGCATAATTTCGGTGGACATGGTTGGCAGAACTTCGCCATCGGGAGACGTCGTTGCAAACGCATTGGCGGCGGCGGACTCTGAACCGGACTTCGGCTCGAAGCAGTCATCCCTTGAGTTGGCTGTATCAATTGCAGACGCTTCGATAGTGATGCCGGAATTCGAAGTCGCCGAAGACAAGCCTCAAAACATTCCGGTTTCGGAAAGTGAGATCGACGAATCAACGATCCCGGAACCGATGGCGGCAGTCGCGGCTTCGTCGGAATCGGCTTCCACTTCCACAACATCGCTGGAGCGGACGTTGCGGGCGATTGGGTTGCCGATTCTTGCGATCTGGACCTTGGTTGCGGCTCTACTGCTAGTGCGGCTGTTCCTTCAGTGGCATAGACTGTCGCTGCTGTTGAAATCGGCGACGCCAAACACGGACGCCACCTTCGCGGGAGCCTTCCGAGCCGCATGGGCGGCTTTGGGAATGGATCACAACCGCCGTATGCCGCAGCTCGTTTTCTCACCGGCCGTCAGTGGCCCGATTGCTGCTGGAGTCTGTTCGCCAAGGATTGTGCTGCCGGAATCGTTTGCGCGGCAGGTCAACTCTGACCAACTGCGAGACATCCTGATTCACGAAGTCGCACACGTCGTTCGCGGTGATCAGGTCGGCGTGTTGCTCCAGAATTTCGTCGGTGCCGTGTTTTGGATCCATCCTTTGGTGCGACTGTTGAACCGGCAACTGGCTCAGGCCCGCGAAGAGGTCTGCGACAACTACGTCCTGACAGCAACGGATGCACCGTCGTACAGCCGGACACTGTTGACGCTGGCCCAGCTTTTGGATTTGCCGCGATCACTTCCCGGAACAGTTGGCCTTTTCACTTCTCGGTGGAAGCTGGAACAACGAGTCGCCGGGCTACTGGACCAGCAACGCAGCCGTGTGACCCGTATCAGTAAGACGGCGCTCAGTTTGATCACGGCTGCGGCAATCGTTTTGGGTGTAACCGCGTCGCTCGGGACGATTTCGATTGCTGCCAGCTTTCCGGATGACGATGCGGTAGCCGACGCTGAACAGCCGCAAACATCAAAAACTGCTGACGAACGAAAATCGTCTGCAACGGGAACAGACAAAGACGAGCACTCGCTGACGGTCAGCGGTAGTGTCACCGATGAATCTGGCATGCCGGTCGCCGGAGCCGTTGTGGCCGCTATCGGTCTGAAGTTCCTACACGGAAAGTCGCCAACAACGGATGTCCCGGCCGAAGAGCTGACCGACGCAGCCGGTAAGTTTCACCTGTCCATTCGTGGAGCCACGTCGAAGACTCATCGTTTTTCAAGCGTCGTTGCCGTCGCTGATCAGAAAGCAATGGCTTTCGAACCTCTTAATCTCGATCAGGGCAAAGTCACCCTAAATCTGCAGATGCAGCCTGAAGAACTGATTCGAGTCAAGCTGATTGATATCGAAGGTCAACCGGCCGCGAACCTGCCGATCGAGTTAACCGCAATCATGTCATCGCTTCATGGCGGCACCGGGCTTCGAGATGTCGTTCTGAAAAACCGCAAGGGATTCGGAAAACTACGGACAGACGAAAACGGCTTGCTGACCGTCGAAGGCATTGCGGCCAAACATGGAGTAATATTGAAGGTCGTGGGCAACGACAAGTTTGCTCCGCAGGAGCTGGCCCTGAACACCGGAGTGCCCGAAGAACGTGGCGAACGCGATGCGACGTATCGTTCGCTGGTGAAAAACATGAAACCAGGGGAAGTCGGAACACTGGCTCTGTCGCCGGCGCGGTTCTTTGAAGGCACCATTCTGCTGGGAGACTCCGGCAAACCGGCCGTGAGTACGAAAGTGTCTGTCGCATCGAGTCAGCAGACATCTGGTGGTTCGATGGCGAGCGTTCAGGGAACGACGGACGAACACGGGCGCTTCCGCATCAACGCTAAGCCCGGAGTCCGTTTTCGAATCACGGCTTATCCGCCTGAGGGTTCGGCATTTCAGATTCGTACACTGGACGACCTGAAGTGGGATTCCGGCGAGTCGTCGAAGAACATCGAAATCAAGCTGGCCGAGGGCCAGGTCGCTCACGGCGCGGTTGTGAATGCTGTCACCAAGAAGCCGCTGTCGGGCGCGTTCGTGCAGTACATTCCGGATGAACTGCACAACAAGAACAGCACGTCGGGGGTGGTCACCGGTTGGCAGGGGATCGTGCAAACCACGGCAGACGGGACATTCCGAATCAGCGTCTTTCCCGGACCAGGAACGCTGCTGGTACATGCTCCGAATGGCAGCAGCTATGTCCTTCGCGAAATGGGGTCCAGTGAGCTGAACGGACGGAAGGGCGGCTACCGGCACTATGCGCACGCATTTCACAGCATCGATCCGGTCGCTGGTCAAACCTTCGGAGCCGTCACCATTCCTTTGATGCCCGGAAAGGCAGTTGTGCCAAGGATCGTCGACGATTCCGGAATTCCGGTTGACGAGCCAATCGTTGTATCTCGTCTGAAGGTTGCCCCAACATCTCCATACTGGCGGGCGTTCGGAAGGTCACTGGGCCGCGACCTCGAAATTCCGGGACTTGAAGATGGTAAGCAATACGCAGCGTACTTTCTCGATCCGAAACGTCGGCTGGGTGCGACGGCGCAGTTGAGTACTGACAATCTGAATCCCACCGTCACACTGATTCCGTGCGGTTCTGCGAAAGCAACGTTGGTTGATCAAAACGGACAACCGATCGCCGACAACGGCGGCTATGGACTCCAGTTTGTGGCTCGGTCAGGACCGTCTCGATTTGACGTGCCTGCCATGCGCCGAGGCGAACTCGTGGCCGACGAAGATTTCGCCGCCAACGTCGATCGACTGAATCACGGTGACCTGAAAACGGACAAGAACGGAGAAATCGTGTACCCGGCTTTGATCCCGGGCGCCACCTATCGATTCAACAGCCGGATTGACGGGAAGTGGCAGATCGTGAAGCAGTTCAAACCCGAATCCGGCAAGACGTACGACATGGGCCGGATCGAGATTCCGGTCGATGAGGAGTGA
- a CDS encoding BlaI/MecI/CopY family transcriptional regulator — protein MADSDASPLTNAQREIMEIVWAQGEVTVTEVRDTLKKRKRDLARNTVMTVMVRLEERGWLQHREQGRTFVYSAARPKTVSLGAKVSQMVDRLFAGSPEDLVNALIEYRGLSNDETERIREMIEQAESAQKPAKKQRRKS, from the coding sequence GTGGCTGACAGCGACGCATCCCCGCTCACCAATGCTCAGCGCGAGATTATGGAAATCGTGTGGGCACAGGGTGAGGTGACCGTCACCGAGGTTCGTGACACATTGAAAAAACGGAAGCGGGATCTTGCACGCAATACGGTGATGACCGTCATGGTGCGGCTGGAAGAACGCGGCTGGCTGCAGCATCGCGAGCAGGGCCGCACATTCGTCTACTCAGCCGCTCGACCGAAAACGGTATCGCTGGGAGCGAAGGTCAGCCAGATGGTGGACCGACTGTTTGCCGGTTCGCCGGAAGACCTGGTCAACGCATTGATCGAGTACCGTGGTCTCTCCAATGACGAAACGGAACGCATTCGCGAGATGATCGAGCAGGCTGAATCAGCACAGAAACCCGCGAAAAAACAAAGGAGAAAATCATGA